AATCATTTAAATAAGTTAGTACTCTCTCACTGCTCTGAGAAGAGttctatattatttattactgGTAAGGTATTTAATAATCAACTTATTGACTTATGAGACTCAATCTCATTAACTTACTTTCGTAAAGTGCGCTTACAATTGTGCTAAATTGTTTGATAAATACCAAATTAGTTAAGCAATATAACTTCAAATTATAAAGCATTATCTATCTATAAGTTTGTCCTAAGGTCAAAACTTTATTTGTACAACTGATAAAACTTATTTTGGTCATTCTGCGGCCCTtcccaaaaacaacaaaaaaggtATATAATTCGtgattatttgattttattaatttatttatttaagtatTTGAAGATATCGATTTCTTTTTATACAAGGCTGGTCAACGTCACTCTGCaattaaagtaaaatataaaatatattaaatccATCATCTCAAGACagccaaaatatatatatttatttgcattagtCAGACGCCTTAGACCATCCTTAAGCCGAAGCTTTCTGGTGGAAACCGCAAAAGGTGTTTAAGGTAATcatcattttatttaataattttaaaaataatatctCGGAAATATTACCTTATGAATGCAGTCGAAAAAACGAACTCATTTAGTTATATTTGTCTTCGATAAACCACATTTCTGAGTTGATCTGCAAACAAGAGATAAAATAGGTAAGTAAAAGGCTAGTTTAAGTATAATAAAGTTTTTATTGAAACTTTTTAGTCAGACGCCTTAGACCATCATTAAGCCGAAGCTTTCTGGTGGAAACCGCAAAAGGTGTTGAAGTTAATCATCAGTAAAACGTATGTATATTGCATTCAAACATAAAAATCTAAGTGTGAATAAATTACCTTTATCGGTTAATCCATGTGCGCGCTGCAGCTGCACCCATACATAACCTCAAACCGGAATGTAAAATCtggaaataaaagaaaatggCATTAATATGGTGTGTACAAACAGTATttccaaatattttgtatatttggtTAGGTTTCAGTTTACAATTTTCTGCACGGTTCTGAGCTCAGTACAGGTCTGTGTAAAAGATCATCAGAGAAGCATAAAGAAGCAACCAAAAGTATTAATATCTTACCTCCAGTGTGGCAATGGCGTCCCCAGAGGGCTCACTGCCCAAGGTGTCTCAACGGGCTCACATGTTGTCCTGAGGTGTCTCAACGGGCTCACATGTTGTCCCGAGGTGTCTCACATGCACCATGCACATGGAGTGCACAGATTTTGATTTAGCCAAATGCTTAGGGTTTCAATATCGTTCACTGCAAGAAATACATAACTTTTAGAACATATTCTTGCCCAATCCAAAGAAAGTTCTTAAAGTTATATGCCATCAGATCGCCGAATCATCTTAAATGAACAAATAAATAACGAGGCACTGAAAAATACAGCGCCAAGTCGAGAATTTGTTCCTTCAGTCTCGTCATCTGTTTCATCATTTGAGGCATACCACTTTTCCATTTAAGCACTTTAATTTACTTGATTTAAAACTATTTAAGAAGAGCACACAACTTACCATTTCGAGtctggaaataaaatgaacgAGTTTCGTCATCGCACGCGGAAGGAAAAATTCTGTGAAAAGATGGCGGACAACTATGGATGTCTCTGaatgcaaccatggtagtatCGTATCAGAAAAATTGTTGGTTTGATATATATTGTATAAGAATGTGCAATATTTAACTTAACCGATTAACTAATATTCTATTTAATTTCCATTAAATCATTCATAAAATacttaatatataaaaaacaaCGTAATAGCCTATTCAAACTTTAAAGCGGaagaaatgtaaaatatttatatgttcAATCGATGTATCGATTGCCTATCGCTATCATCGTTGCTCTGGGCGAAACAGCTGATTTTACCAAAATACTTACCACACGTGTGCCACTTTTTAAGTTATATTGTTTACACTTTTTGCGAATTACAGCTTACAATGGTATATAACTCATTGACATTTAATTAAACCCGACCTAACGTTTTCAGTTCTTTTACAGGGCAAACACAAGAAAACGCAGAAGGTGAAGAAACAACGCAATGCACAGCTTAAGCGCATCATGAAACCCACAGACGCCCGTCTAAAGGATCAGATTCGAGTGAAAAGAAAGAAGGCTGAGGATCCACACCAGATCAAGGTGCACGAGGCCACCCAGCAGAGCTCCGCCCTGTTCTTCCAGTACAACACCCAGCTGGGACCGCCGTACCACATCGTTCTGGACACGAACTTCATTAACTTTAGCATTAAGAACAAACTGGATATTGTGCAGGGTATGATGGACTGTCTGTATGCCAAATGCATACCCTACATTTCCGACTGCGTGCGTGCCGAGCTGGAGAAGCTGGGCAACAAGTACAAGTTGGCCCTGCGCATCATCTCCGATCCCAGATTCGAGCGACTGCCGTGCCTGCACAAGGGCACCTATGCGGACGACTGCCTCGTGGAGCGGGTGCGCCAGCACAAGTGCTACATTGTGGCCACCAACGACAAGGACCTCAAGAATCGCATCCGCAAGATTCCCGGTGTGCCCATCATGTACGTGGCTGCACATAAGTACGCGATTGAGCGTATGCCAGAAGCGTATGGAGTCAAGGCGTAGAACCTTTTTTACTTATTTTCCTAAgtgtaaatttttaaatatattcttaTATGTAAGCAGCAAGCAATGCGTTTCGTATTTACTGATGTTTTTTACTAGCATGCTTTTATTGCATTGTCTGGATTAGCAAAGGAGACATAAGCTATGTCCTGCTTAACTCCCAACAACAGAATCTTCAAATCGACCAATTCccacaacaataacaaataacaAGCGATTATATTTAAAGGTT
This genomic stretch from Drosophila mauritiana strain mau12 chromosome 2L, ASM438214v1, whole genome shotgun sequence harbors:
- the LOC117150238 gene encoding rRNA-processing protein FCF1 homolog; the protein is MGKHKKTQKVKKQRNAQLKRIMKPTDARLKDQIRVKRKKAEDPHQIKVHEATQQSSALFFQYNTQLGPPYHIVLDTNFINFSIKNKLDIVQGMMDCLYAKCIPYISDCVRAELEKLGNKYKLALRIISDPRFERLPCLHKGTYADDCLVERVRQHKCYIVATNDKDLKNRIRKIPGVPIMYVAAHKYAIERMPEAYGVKA